The following coding sequences are from one Paenibacillus sp. FSL R5-0912 window:
- a CDS encoding YxcD family protein, with translation MSVTVLSMDEIINAICLHMAERKAVRVEEVRVELSWDEDTGYTAEVWVQGRSQFLVESNLIESILRYLHSEYGIRAYRENVRLELDEEITAVVTM, from the coding sequence ATGAGTGTTACCGTACTCAGTATGGACGAGATTATCAATGCAATCTGCCTGCATATGGCTGAACGCAAAGCTGTACGGGTGGAGGAAGTCCGGGTGGAGCTTAGCTGGGACGAAGACACCGGCTACACCGCAGAGGTCTGGGTTCAGGGCCGCAGCCAGTTCCTGGTCGAATCCAATTTGATTGAATCGATTCTGCGTTATCTGCACAGCGAATACGGTATCCGCGCTTACCGTGAAAATGTACGCCTGGAGCTGGACGAGGAGATCACCGCTGTTGTTACTATGTAA
- a CDS encoding DegV family protein: MPIKIITDSGSDLPPDYVEQYDISIVHLPVHFGHELMPYDTDAKTFYAKMHEAKELPTTASPSPQVFLDNFKQVEAGTDIMVICMSSNISSTYQTAMIAKEMYEEEGHPNAIEIIDSKLFSGGLTLIVAMAAKWSLTAASLAELKDKVMHKVEETTAYFTLDTLENVIKGGRLSRISGAVASVLNIKLLLKISDEGTVEVVEKTRGLPKALTHLLAKLDQKQHDYEQAVIAIVHSNCEALALEIKKRILEKHPFKEILLSTMGPVMGTYAGQGGIGVAF, translated from the coding sequence ATGCCCATCAAGATTATTACGGATAGCGGTTCCGATTTACCCCCAGATTACGTAGAGCAGTACGACATTTCCATTGTTCACTTACCGGTTCATTTCGGACATGAACTCATGCCATATGATACGGACGCGAAGACCTTTTATGCGAAGATGCATGAAGCGAAGGAGTTGCCGACTACGGCAAGCCCAAGTCCGCAGGTATTCCTGGACAATTTCAAACAAGTGGAAGCAGGCACTGACATTATGGTCATCTGCATGTCCTCTAATATCAGCAGTACTTATCAGACCGCAATGATCGCCAAGGAGATGTACGAGGAAGAAGGACATCCGAATGCGATTGAAATTATAGATTCCAAGCTTTTTTCAGGCGGATTGACACTGATTGTGGCTATGGCAGCGAAATGGTCGCTGACGGCAGCAAGTCTGGCTGAATTGAAAGATAAAGTAATGCACAAGGTTGAAGAAACCACTGCTTATTTCACACTGGATACTCTGGAGAATGTGATCAAAGGCGGGCGGCTGAGCCGGATCTCCGGTGCCGTGGCTTCTGTACTGAACATTAAGCTGCTGCTGAAGATCAGCGATGAGGGAACTGTTGAAGTGGTCGAGAAGACCCGGGGACTTCCTAAGGCGCTGACTCATCTGCTGGCGAAGCTGGATCAGAAGCAGCATGATTATGAACAGGCGGTGATCGCCATTGTTCACAGCAATTGTGAGGCGTTGGCGCTGGAGATCAAGAAGCGTATTCTGGAGAAGCATCCCTTCAAAGAAATTTTGCTGTCCACCATGGGACCTGTGATGGGTACATATGCAGGACAAGGCGGAATCGGCGTTGCTTTTTAG